TCGCTGAACATAGAAGGGAAACCGCCCCACGTTGGGCTGTCTTCTTCGCTTTCCTGATAGTCATATCCCAGAGAGAGGGTAGTGGAGTCGGTAATGTCTGCATCAAGGATGCCGGAGACGAATTTCTTGCGGTAGTGATTACGCTCAACCCAGGAATCCCGGTCCTCGTAACCGGCGATCACGCGGCCGCGCACATTGCCGGATTCCGTCAGAGGTGCCTGCAAGTCCATCACATAACGCTGTTTATCCCAGCTGCCATAGGTGGCGGAGACGTTACCTTTAAATTCTTTGCTGTCCGCATGTTTACGCACCATATTGACGTAGGCAGATGGATTACCCGTTCCGCTCATCAGCCCGGCGGCCCCGCGTACCACTTCGATTTTATCGAAAATAGCAGTGTCACCTGCGGTATCACCGAAGTTCCAGCGGCTGTCGAGGAACGTCGGCATATCTTCATAGGCGAAGTTACTGATGAAAAATCCGCGGGCAAAGAAGTTGGTACGGCTGGTATCGATACGGGAAGCACTCACTCCGACGGTGTTATCCAGCACCGCGCCGATGGTATTGAGTTCCTGGTCCTGCATACGCTGCTGGCTGATCACGCTGACCGACTGCGGAATATCGCGCGGAACCAATAATAACTTGGTGCCGGTGGTGGTGGTTTTGACGCTGTAGTCCTGATCCTGCGCGCTATTCTGATCTTGCGCGTTATCTGCACCGTCAACGACAACGGTATCTTCTGGATTGGTCTCAGCGAAACTTGCGGTCGGCATCAATGCCATAGCAATGCAGGCTGCCAGCAACGTTGGTGTTGCGGCAGGCTGACGTTGCCCATCCCTGGTGTGATTAATGAAAGACATCATCAAACCCTTTCTGAGTGAATGGAAAATTATCTGCCCCAGTCCCGATAACGGTCGGAGGTCATTTCTATGTTGAAAATGCGTATGAAAATGCAAATGCGAAATATACGCATTTGAATTAACCATGTAAACAGATGTAACCATTTCACCTGAAATTATGTTTCAGTAATTTCTGGGGGCACGATGGTCAATCAGCGACCATCAATCACACGAGAAGGAAAGAAATCACGGGATAAGGTTGAAAGGACAGGAGAAACTCGCTCATACTCTTGTGTTGTGTCACGGGCAATACGCCGCACGTCAGCATTTGCCACTCACGTCACGCCAGATTAAACAAAAAAAGGAAAACGTCATGGCTGAAGAAACGATTTTCAGTAAAATTATCCGCCGTGAAATCCCGTCGGATATCGTGTATCAGGATGAACTGGTCACGGCTTTTCGCGACATTTCACCTCAGGCTCCGACACACATCCTTATCATCCCCAATATTCTGATTCCGACCGTCAATGACGTGAAAACTGAGCATGAAGTGGCGTTAGGCCGTATGCTGACGGTAGCGGCAAAAATTGCTGAGCAGGAAGGGATTGCCGAAGACGGATATCGTCTGATCATGAACTGTAATCGTCATGGTGGGCAGGAAGTTTATCATATTCACATGCATCTGCTGGGCGGTCGTCCGCTGGGTCCGATGCTGGCGCATAAAGGTCTTTAATATGCAAAGAGGGCGTATTGCTGTTCTGGCTCTGACGATGGTACTGGTGGGCTGTAGCGCCCGCCCCGCGATCCCTGTCAGCGATGAACAAACGCTGGTGATGGAGTCGTCGGTTCTGGCTGCGGGCATTACCGCTGAAGCGCCGTCGCTTACGGTCAGCGAAATCCAGCCGTCGGCGTCCTCTAAGCTCTATAACGAAAGACATGAGCCCGTCACCGTCCACTATCGGTTTTTCTGGTATGACGTAAGAGGCCTCGAAATGCATCCACTTGAAGCGCCGCGCAGCGTCATCATTCCGGCGAATTCGTCGGTCACGCTTTATGGCAGCGCTAATTATCTGGGTGCGCATAAGGTCAGACTTTATCTTTATTTGTAGGGGTGAACCTTGATTAAGAATTTGGGCCGTTACGCGCTCGTTACCGCTTTTGCGCTGTTCCTGTCGGGGTGTATCAACCGTACTGAACAGCAACCCGCGCCCGTTGATGAGGTTAAACCCGGCACTGAACAGCCGGTGACGCCAACGGAACCTGTCCCGACGGTGCCATCCGTTCCAACGATTCCTGAACAACCGGGGCCGATTGAACATCCTGATCAAACGGCACAACCGACGCCGCGCGTGCGCCACTATGACTGGAACGGTGCCATGCAGCCGATGGTCGGAAAAATGCTGCAGGCTCAGGGTGTCACCGCAGGCAGCGTGCTGCTGGTGGATAGCGTAAATAATCGCACTAACGGCTCGCTGAATGCCGGTGAAGCCACGGAAACGCTGCGCAATGCGCTGGCGAATAATGGCAAATTTACGCTGGTTTCCGTGCAGCAGCTGTCAGTCGCCAAGCAGCAGCTGGGTCTGTCACCGCAGGACAGCCTGGGCTCGCGCAGCAAGGCTATCGGCATTGCCCGCAATGTCGGGGCGCAATACGTGCTGTATTCCAACGCCACGGGTAACGTCAATACGCCAACCCTGCAAATGCAGCTGATGTTGGTCCAGACCGGTGAGATTATTTGGTCAGGTAAAGGTGCCGTTACACAACAATAACGCCACGCGCGAAGCCATTATTTCGCGCTATTTTCCGCAATATCGCCTCATCGCGCCGCAAGCCCACGCCGGGTTTAGCGGCGCGAGTTGCATTATTGAGCACGGCGATCGCCGTCTGGTTTTACGCCAGCATCACGATGCGAGTGGGCCAGCCTTCGCTTTTCGCCGTCAGTACCATGTCCTGAAACGCCTTCCCGCAAATCTGGTTCCGAAACCGCACTTCTTTCATCACGGCTGGATGGCAGTCGAGTATCTTGTGGGTGAGATCAAATGCGAGCTTCCCGATACCCAAACGCTGGCGGGCATGCTGTATTATCTGCATCAGCAATCTCGCCTGGGATGGCGCATCGCAATCTTACCGCTGCTTGACGATTACTGGCAGCGGGCCGCGCCTTCCAGACGATCGCCATTCTGGCTCGCCACGCTCAAACGCTTGCATCAGCGCGGTGAACCGCAGCCCCTGCGCCTGGTGCCGTTGCATATGGACGTTCATGCCGGAAATATCGTGCATACCCCAACGGGAGAACGGCTGATCGACTGGGAGTACGCAGGCGATGGCGACGTGGCGCTGGAACTGGCGGCGGTCTGGATGCCGTCAGAAAACGCCCGGCGGGCTTTGGTTCAGGCCTATGCCAAAACGGCGAACATGGACGCGTATCAACTGCAACAGCAGGTGCAGCGCTGGCGGCCCTGGGTTTTGATGATGATGGCCGGATGGTTCGAATTGCGCTTTCAGCAATCGGCGGACAAACAATTTATTGCGCTGGCAGATGACGTCTGGCGTCAGTTACAAACTAAAGGATAAGAGAGGTTCGTGTGGGTCCAGTAATGTTGGATGTCGAAGGGTATGAACTGGATGCGGAAGAGCGCGATATTCTGGCGCATCCGCTGGTGGGCGGGCTGATTCTGTTTACCCGCAACTATCACGATCCCGCGCAGTTGCGCGAGCTGGTCCGCCAGATTCGTGCGGCGTCCCGCAACCGTCTGGTGGTTGCGGTCGATCAGGAAGGCGGACGCGTGCAGCGTTTTCGCGAGGGCTTCACCCGTCTGCCGGCGGCACAATCTTTTGCTGCGCTGCTGGGTACAGAACAGGGCGGCAAAATGGCGCAGGACGCGGGCTGGCTGATGGCGAGCGAAATGATCGCGATGGATATTGA
Above is a window of Lelliottia jeotgali DNA encoding:
- a CDS encoding Thiamine kinase, whose translation is MPLHNNNATREAIISRYFPQYRLIAPQAHAGFSGASCIIEHGDRRLVLRQHHDASGPAFAFRRQYHVLKRLPANLVPKPHFFHHGWMAVEYLVGEIKCELPDTQTLAGMLYYLHQQSRLGWRIAILPLLDDYWQRAAPSRRSPFWLATLKRLHQRGEPQPLRLVPLHMDVHAGNIVHTPTGERLIDWEYAGDGDVALELAAVWMPSENARRALVQAYAKTANMDAYQLQQQVQRWRPWVLMMMAGWFELRFQQSADKQFIALADDVWRQLQTKG
- a CDS encoding YcfL protein: an outer membrane lipoprotein that is part of a salvage cluster, which gives rise to MQRGRIAVLALTMVLVGCSARPAIPVSDEQTLVMESSVLAAGITAEAPSLTVSEIQPSASSKLYNERHEPVTVHYRFFWYDVRGLEMHPLEAPRSVIIPANSSVTLYGSANYLGAHKVRLYLYL
- a CDS encoding purine nucleoside phosphoramidase gives rise to the protein MAEETIFSKIIRREIPSDIVYQDELVTAFRDISPQAPTHILIIPNILIPTVNDVKTEHEVALGRMLTVAAKIAEQEGIAEDGYRLIMNCNRHGGQEVYHIHMHLLGGRPLGPMLAHKGL